DNA sequence from the Acipenser ruthenus chromosome 20, fAciRut3.2 maternal haplotype, whole genome shotgun sequence genome:
AGCAAACGtgtgtcaaattattattattattattattattattattattattattatttttttattttttttttaggtttaaaaTTAAAGTCACTTTGTAAATGAACAGATgcatacagggtgattagaaaaaATAATCAGAGTGGGAAGGCTGTTGGCTGTCTTCTTGTTACACAGATCATCTcttacataaatatttatttccatGCTTAACAGTAGATCAATATATTtttagattgattttttttttgtacaacagTTGTCTCAAAATGGCTGAATGCAGTGAAAGCTTTGGTGTTGTGTGAATGTAACGTTGTTCTCTGCTTGTCTTTTTCTTTTAGGATGGAGGAAACTAGTTTGTGCCTTGGTGTGTCTTCAGCAGTGCCTGAAGCTGAAGCCCATCTCAACAGCACTGTTCTTAACGGCCAGTATCCGATAAGCCAGAAGCTGCACCAATTAACCGCTCAACTTGGTCATGCCTTTCCAGATCTTCACAACAGACAGATCCCTGAAGAGAAAGCTGCTACCCCACTGGATGAAAAAAGTCACCTGTCTTTTGCAAGTCAGCCAATAAGCAGTCAGATGGCTTTGCTTGCCAACCATCTGAACAGAGACATTGATTCCAGTCTGGCTATGAACGGGAGAGTAGACCTTCAACAGTTCCTGAACGGGCAGAACCTGGGCATCATGTCTCAAATGAACGACATTGAAGACGACGCCAGAAAGAACAGGAAGTACCCATGCCCTCTCTGTGGAAAACGGTTTCGCTTCAACAGCATCCTTTCACTACACATGCGAACCCATACTGGAGAGAAGCCTTTCAAATGCCCATACTGCGACCACCGGGCAGCTCAGAAGGGCAACCTGAAGATCCACCTACGCACTCACAAGCTGGGCAACCTGGGCAAGGGCCGAGGCCGAGTCCGTGAGGAGAACCGACTCCTGCACGAGCTGGAAGAGAGGGCCATCCTGAGGGACAAGCAAATGAAGGGCAGCCTCCTGCAGCCCAGGCCTGACATGAAACAACAGCAACAGCCTCCCCAGCAACACCAGCTGCAGCCAATGCAGActcagctgcagcagcagcagcagatacCCATCGCCCCCTGCAGTTTGCCGACACTCACAAGCCACAGCACCCCGGAGAACACTTCTCTTCTGGCCCCCTCTCCCAAACCGGCCCAGGAAGAGCAGGCAGCCCCACCCACTGGCTTCCGCTGCACCTTCTGCAAAGGGAAGTTCAAGAAGCGTGAGGAGCTGGATCGCCACATCCGCATTCTGCACAAGCCCTACAAGTGTACACTGTGTGACTTTGCTGCCTCCCAGGAGGAGGACCTCATTAGCCATGTGGAGAAGGCGCACATCACTGCGGAGTCGGCCCAGGGCCAAGGCTCCAGCGGCAATGGGGACAAACCTGCCAATGAGTTCCGCTGTGAGGTGTGTAGCCAGGTCTTCAGTCAGGCCTGGTTCCTGAAGGGCCACATGAGGAAGCACAAAGATTCCTTCGAGCACTGCTGCCAGATCTGTGGCAGGCGATTTAAAGAACCCTGGTTCCTGAAGAACCACATGAAAGTGCATCTGAACAAACTGTCTATTAAGAGCAAATCCCCTACAGACTCCGAGGTGCCTGTAACTATCAACAGCATGGCACAGGAAACCCATGCAAACTTGTACTCCCGTTACATATCATGCTTGCAAAGTGGATACCTGTCGCCTGACAAGACAGGCTTAGGTGATCAAAACCAGATGCTTAGCAAAGCAGCCATCACTATGAAGGAGAAAGAAATGCTTGGAAAACTTCTGGCACCGGTTGGCGGAATGGGCCACAGCCTGGGTGAAGGGGAGAAGAGGTCTTTGTTGGGTTGTTTGAACCTGGTGCCTCCCTTGAAGTCCAGCTGCATGGAGCGCTTGCAGGCAGCCGCAAAAGTAGCAGAGATAGACCCTATAAACAATTATCAAACTTGGCAGATTATGGCGAGGGGAATGGCCATGGATCAGGCTTTTCTGTCTAAAGAGCATCAGCAAGTGACGTGCAGTCAGGAAGAGACTCTGGCCAATGCAGGCATACTCTTTGCTAAAGAAAAGCGAGACTACCTTCTTATGGCTGCTGATGGTTCCAAGCAAAAGCTGCACACTGAAGCTGTGCAATGTGCCAAAAGCAGCGACCTGGTCTCAGGTAAAGATGGCAATTCAGAAAATAGCAGAGAGTTCATGCCCCGCAGCCTTGGGCAGAGCCTTGAATACAGCATACCTAGTATGAAGGAAAAGTCCACAGAGTGCTCAGATTGCGGAAGGGTGTTTAGAACTTACCACCAAGTGGTTGTCCACTCCCGAGTGCACAAGAGGGACCGGAAGCCCGGGGAGGAGGGGATCCGAGTCTGCCTGGATGAACGACGCGGCTCAGCAAGTGATCCAGAGACTCAGTCCATTAGCAGATCCACAACTCCAGGTTCCTCTAACATCACTGAAGAAAGTGGAGCTGGAGGAGGCCTTTCACAGACGGGGAGCGCACAGGAGGACAGCCCACACCCTTCCTCTCCTTCCTCTGGTAAGACCATCTTTATCTTGCAGTTTTTTAGATAGGCTTTAACATCTACAAGGTATGCTTTTGTAAATGCCCCAAGGGCCATTAATGGGATTGTATTTATTACTGAGGAGGAGACAATGACAACAAGCCCCCCCCACCAACGGGGCCTTTTACAACACTGAATCTGGGGCcaggtatacattttttaaatcactgatttGTTAGCTGTGAGAAAAATGTTTGTGTGAAGTAAACTTACACTTCTCCATTGTGACCCGTTTCATGACATAAGAGCTGTGGTCATCTTTGCTGTCCTTATTATTGGCTTTTTATCATTGTCCATGAACAGCCATGGTGAGAAAATCAGACAGTACATAGATGACCACCTCCACAGGCTGTGTTTTCTTCATGAACTAACCATCTATATCTTGACCTGTCTATGATCAGAAGCTGTGAGAGAATCTGGAAAAGGACCAGCTTGCCTTAAAAGCCAAGGTCTATCTGCTTAGCAGCCAGTTCTCACTTTAGAGATTCAAACTACAGTAGCTGTATTTGTTTCTCTCTCTTTAAAATCCAGTCACCCATGCAGTCACATGCCTTCACCTGTGTAATTGTTGGTATGCCTATatctgcttctttacacactccTATTGACTTGTCAGTGATAAAAATAGATGTTAATTAAGAGAGGAATGCAGTCAGATGTACAATCAGATGTACAACTCCCCCTGCCGAAGGACTATGACAATGTTCAGTAAGGTTCAGGCAAAATTCAATTCCGGGAGAAGAAAGAGAACCTACCAGTACAGAATTTGTTAAGCAAAATACTTAAAATCCATGCTGTGCATTCCCAAACATTCTTATGATACTTAATGCCTCTGTTCAAATACCCATGAAACACTCTGTTCACATCCAAAGTCACAGCCTACTTTACAGTATAGTACAGAAGGAATGAGAATTAAATGTAATAACAGTAAACAGGATACAATTGATTAAGCATAAAAGATTATGGGCCTAGTACTACAGTATTATCAGACAAGAGGTATATTTACCGGGAAGGGTAGAGCTGCTGATGACTATAGAACTTTTAAAGGTAACTTCTTCGTTCCTCAGGGTAGTAATATGCAGCTAAGCACCATGCTTATTAATTGGGTCATGACTATGTGATAACCAGATGGTTTAAGCTAAACAATACACTAATTGAATATTCACATATAaagcaggttttaaaaaaattaatatatgggatatatttaaaatatattttagtctgtaatccacatatttattttgtatgttgaaaatatatggtgcaccatatattttcattagtctgtaatccatataaaataaatatatggattacagactaaaatatattttaaatgtatcccatatattttaaatatataaaagggggccaatttctatatatgaaaaatgtaaggatcatacttttctaccatatattaaaaatatgtttttttccatAAGAGAAACTATGCTTTCCAGttgtcaaagtaaaaaaaaagattaagcaACTTCATCTATaataagaacatttttatttatgcatatttAACAacgtagttatttatttattttttttcttagctgatacccttatccagggcgacttacaattgttacaagatatcacattatttttacatacaattacccatttatacatttgtgtttttactggtgcaatctaggtaaagtaccttgctcaagggtacagcagcaatgtacccttgagcccacgaccctccggtcaagagtccagagccctaaccactactccacactgctgccctgtgtttgTCATGTGTTCCATGTAGTGTATGGATTTTGAACAAGGGATCGAACTGAAGGGATTCATGCTTCAAGCGATTGAAATAAGATAATGTTAcaagcatgtttaaaaaaaaaaaaaaaaaaaaaaagtgaaatgttttgtacaatacattattttgtccTTCCAGTATTTTGCCTAATATCGCATGGAACATGAAACGCTTCTACTAACTTCAAAGTATGATGAAAAAAGAAGAGGTTTTATTACGATTACAACAAAACAGGACTAGTTTAACTGACAAAATACAGTGgaaaacacaaaaccacattAAAAAGATGCCTCGCACAATTACCTAACACACAAGTATTAAAGCTCTGCTATTGAGGAAACACAAACGCTACATTTTGAAGGCCCCAGTACAGGTTCTTTATTCTTTATACTTTATACAGtattgaatttatatatatatatatatatatatatatatatatatatatatatatattggactaACCGGctgaaaatctgtattttaaagtgCCTCATTAGTTTCTtaggtagattttttttttcagtgctcatAAAATAGATTGATAGTGCTACAGAGACAGAATCCCTCTATATGTATCCACAGTTCAGGTAGCAAAGAATGATGGGCAACACGCCAGATATCCCCACACTGTTCTACTAATGTGCCTTAAAGTTGACCTTAAGGGCTCACCCTCTGCTGGGGAAAAAGGCAAGCCTAGTCTCTTAGCTTAATTCATTCTCAGAGTAAAGACTACAAATCACACAGAATTAAGGGGCGTTATGGAGATTGGTGCTTATGAGGCTAAATAAATTCACCCTATTCTGCATTCAATTCATTTTTTAGGGGAATAGTTTATGTATCCCTGGCATGGACTTAAGATAAGAGGTGAATCCATTATATTTTACTAAATAtaatcagctttttttttatgtaaagatATTCAAAAGATGTGCACAACATTCCTCATGTTATCTAATCCCTTGTCTTGACGAACAGCATCGaacatgtctttaaaaaataatttagcaATCAGAAAGGATTAGCCACCAGGTAGCACTATACGCTAAGGAAATTCCTATTAGACTCAAGGGCAAAAAATAtactttaaatgttgttttttttgccataATATCCCATTTGTGTAATAGAGGTTAAAAAAGGTCACTTAGAATAGATGGccgtttatttttcttttcttattccaAAGAGAAAGCTGATTTATTTTGCATGTCTGTTGTATAATAACCTGCTGCTACTGTGACTGAATTAAACTTCACTTACCATAATGATCAATAATATCTTGGCTGTGAAAAACAAAGGTCAAGGTTACACACTATTATTTctaaagctttgttttttttggggggggcttCTTAAAGGTGAAGCTGCTATTGTTTCAAATTGTCATTTAAGGATGATAACGTGCTATTATTAATAAACCtttaacatatttgttttttcaaTAGGCATTTCAAATACTCTTCtcatttgctatgtttttattttgtttcttttttcaaaattGGTTTGGCAGGGAAGACACTAATGTTATTTTTTCGATTCTCTGCAATGAATTCAGCTTGATAAACAAGGGTTCCCAACTTGatagtatttcttaattcattATGAAGCGTTTTAAGCAGAATGCTTCTCAGAACAGATCAGAGAACGACAGCTTACAATGAATGGCAGAAGAAAAGCAATTGTAACCTGGTGTAATACTTTGTAAAGGGGGATTGAGAACTGAGAGGCTATTTAAAACGTCTTGCTCAGTCTGAACAGAGGAGCGAGGTCAACTTTGCAATCAAACAGTTATGGCAAAGATGTGTGACAGTCACTGGCAGGGGGAAGCTTGGTATGCAGCTGTTTGTAATGTGAGTAAAAGGATGTTTGAATCAGTGCACATGTGAAAATGACATCAGTGAACCAGAAAATGTGTTTGTGCTGCATCTCTCCTGACTTGCTGAGAACCCAATTTAAGATCAACTGCTGTAACCAGGGCCTCTGACTCACTGGGAGCCTGTCTCCAAATAGCACTAAAACAGAGCGCTATGATTCCCCCATTGGATTTCTCCTGCACTGTTGTTGAACACATCTTCCGATTGGCCTTAATAATTTCAGATGTGAAGTGCTTTAAATGTCAAGGGTAATATCTTGATTGTACCTGCTaggacactgaaaaaaaaaaaaaaacaaacaatttccaTTTCCTTgaccctttttaaaaatattttatacatttatagaTTGTTTTAAAACTCTGCCCAAGCATTTTTATACACAGAGGAAAGTTGATAGTTCTGTAACTAGACCCTGTTAAAGATATTGTGATTTCAATCTAATCCCAAAAGCCAACATTTTCATATGCCAGACATAAAGCTAGATTCTCAGtcctatttactccaaatcgtcatgtgcatttaaattacatttttatttttcagggaCATTTATTTTAGGTTCTTTGTGTAGTGAAAAGTTGCTTCTTACtcatttgtttattgtaattggtgttttgttttttttatagtacttTCAGGCAAAAAAAATGCACTAATGACGATCTGGAGTAAGTAGATTTGAAAATGTTAGCTTTTGGGATCACAGTATGATCACAATATGCTCACCAAAAGTCATGATATTATACAATATTTACTGCAAGAAAAAGCCACCTATAAGAAAAAGTAACCTGGTATTCTTTAGAGCCAGTATTGCAAGTAAAAAAATAAccttcattttaataattttgaCAATAATATAGTTGATTGGCCTGTAGGACTGGGAGCCACATGTGTTAAGTCATTTGAATCAAAGGTAAGCACATGCCTCTTAAATTGTTTGTAACTAATGCAataatttcataaaccttacctgTTGAGCACTTCCATTCGTTATATATGCGTCTcaatttgtttgaaaaatatctggtactacacaaagTCAAAGACATCTGTTTGCAAACTATGCtgtcagatagtgttgcacttccttggaaattgtccccaccccttggCCATTAACCAACCAGTTGCTTCCCTGATTGACTGGAATGCTTTCAACTataagacactgctgaggtgaaatgacccaggaagtgcaagtgtaacagacttcctgagagtactaaggcatggaaactgattgctttctttaacctaatgtagtatcagatatcatgttttagaaTGAGAATACAATTTTTGCTagtatatgtgtttctttcataacTGCCCATTTTAGACATATATGTAGAAGTGGAAAACAAGGTGATTCGTTTGCTAGCTACAATTTATTTCAGCAGCAACAGATTTCTTTGCACATACTTTTTGCGACTCATATATTCTTAAAtgctatttaaataaattaagctTAAATGACTTGACACTGTTTGACCAACTTAATTGGGGGATGATTGAGGTTGTTCCCATGTGAAAGAGCAATTGAATACATTGACCTTTGGTTCATTAAATATGGAAGACCAGCCATATGATACCATGACATAAGAATTTCTTAACACAAGGGACTGTGTTGATCCTGGCATGAAACAATGAATTGTAACCATTGTATATGTTTTAGTAAAATTTCAATGATTCATACATTTACTGTATCTAACATCAGctgtttgaagtttttttttttttttacctttatttGTAATCATCTAAGCTGCAGTAGGCAGGGGCACATTCATTACTCAGCTGTGCTCTTCCATTCCATACTTGTGTCAACCCCATTGACAGACTACATAAAACAGCTTTTGTGCAAGCATCAGAGCTTTGACATGAGGCAGATAATGACATGAAGTTTGCTTCATTTTTAGCGATAGTCATCTCCTAATCAAAGAGCaaaaaatggggaaaaaatgTTAAGTCCAAGGATTAAGATCTCCATTTTTTTGCTTGTGCATTCCAATTGTTCTTAAAATATTTGGCAATGTCAATTAGTAACTGAGCAGAGCTAGCTGATGAACACAATTTTCCACTAGACTGAGCACCCTATTGTTGTCGAGCTAACAGCAGATTTCTGAGGTCATTATCATTCCCTGTTAGCTCTGCCCAGCTGCTCCACTCCGCTCAAGCCAAACTTTACACCGAGGCTCAGGGTAGCAGGCAGCAACAGGGGGCTGAGAAGGGAGGAGTGAGAAGCTGgcttaatacagagagagagagagagagagagagagagagagagagagagagagagagagagagagagagagagagagagagaaatcattACTGTTGGGCAACAGGAAACGGAAAGCAAAAACTTTCTAAGATATTGGAGCAGGAAAGGCTGCTTTCTAGGCTGACTTCCTGCTTGCCCAGCCAACCATTTCCCCTGAAGAACCTTTTGCCTGCAAGCTGGGAGGATACTGGCTAGCTCAGTAGACGACAGCAATTTGCATTTATGTAATTTCCACCACAAAAAATGTTCAAAGgttttgtggtggtggtggtgggatgTATGGGGCAGAATGTcaagtgatttacagtatgagATTAGCCTCTGTCCAGCTCTACTTTCTATGTCAACTACAATCTACTGTAACAGCTGCTTCAGAAAGCCACTATAGACATTAGAAGGAAACCATCCTCCCCTTAAAGGTGTGATTGGTTACCTTTGATTCTCATGCAATGTTTAATCACCACTCTTGAAGTTATGCATGTTCAATATGAGAAAAAAGCTCAAGTAATTACTGACAGTTCCTTTTCAATGAACGTTAGAACGCAGTTGATCTTACGAGGAAATGGTCCCTGAACTTTTCAGCTTCTAGATTTTAGACCCCagacatatttcttttattttttgtcctTTCTATTTTGTCCATCAAATCCAGCTTTTCCAAGGCATCTGTCTTTACAAATTCTTTTTAGCACCATGTACATCTTAATGGTAAcatgtaatctctctctctctctctctctctctctctctctctctctctctctctcagggttttAATCATCAGTGCATTGCTTCTTCCTTTTACACACAAGATATCCAGTGTCGCATTAAGAGTAATTACAACACTTAGGCACCTAGTGGCACTGTGCGATATACAGTAAAAGATAAACAGCTGACAGGGAGGTGATTATAGACTCACGTTGTGTGTCACTTAAAGTTTATGTACAATAATGATACTCCAGACTGTTAGTTTAGCCCAGATTCAGTATTCACTGTCAGCACGCAAACTCCAGTTGGTCTCATCTAGAAACAAAATGCAGCACACCTCCCCAaatataacatactgtacatgctgctctgtgtttgcagGAGATTTGCACAGTCTGCTCTGTGTATTAGAGCTGTGTAAATCCAGGCATCTGAGAACATGTTTAACTGCAAAGCTACAGTGGGTGCAAGACTATCCTAATGACCTGGCAGGAGTTCAGCTCTCTTGCATAATGCACTAACCCACCAGTTCTTATACTGGTGTTGACCTCCCTCTAATGTTGTGTTTATTGATCTAGGTgttcataaaaaaaatgcagatttgtTGTTGAATCTTGTTATACAGCACCTACAGTGCTTTAAAATTGATAATAATAGAGAGTAGTTTTACAGCCCAGTCTAAATATCATGACCGacttacattttaatacattctTGTTAAAGCAATCTCTCCCCCTGCTGGTATTTATTGTGGTATCTAGTTTTAGGATTAGTCAAATCTGTTTTCCTCTTTGAGTAAACAAGCTACTTTTCTTACTGTAATCATCCTCCTTCTAAACAGCTCAGCAGCAAGACCACTCTCTTTCacagtcatttttaaaatgtgaacactAAAGATCACAATCCACTAAGAGAGAGGTTTCTTCACAAAGCTTTGCAAGCACGCCTTTAAACTGTCAGGACCACCTTTTCACGGCGCGAGCAGTTCAATCTCAAAGCCCAACCCATTGTTAGCTTCTCTTTTAGCCCTGTGTCTGTCTAGATAATATGATACCCCCAATGCTTCCTCAGATGAAACCCTACTGCTTTCTACCTTAAattatttgaatataaaattcAATGCTTTCCGATATTAGAAAAAATGCCACTGTTAACCAACATAGATTTTCTCCTTGTAAAAGCTCCTTGATGTATATCATCATTGAGGATGTTTTATAAGgaaaaaatatcacattttgcTTTGAAATATATAAGCACAGTATATATTAGCTTAAAGTACAGGGTGaatagaaagtaagtttaccacatcaacccACCATGTTATTGATGTGGTAAAATCGCCCTGTAAAACTCTCTTACTTGTGGACTTGCCAGCTGTACATTATAATATGCTCCCAGAAGCTGTTTTCCCTTCACCTTTATATATTCAAAAGCTATATGTGTAATCCCACATGCCTACCTGTATAAAGTTAGCATTACTTGTGAGCAGCATCAAAGCACTGCTGGCTGCATGCAGCTGCCAACCATCTTGTCCCCTGTTATTAGACATCCAGCTGTCAGAAAAacagaaggaaaaagagggaggaAATCTCTCAAGAGCCATATGGTACAAAGTTCTGCTTTACAGCAATGCTACCATTTGTTCAGCGCTGCCCAGTAACACAACTGATGTTCTTGTGTATTGCATTATTATCTGTAGAACGTCACATACTGTACACTGGACTTCATGTTTAATGTGGCTTGCTACAGAGCAAAGAAACAAGATCAAGGGTCAAATTTAGCATAAACAGGTTCAGATTGTTGTACACCACCCCCCTTTTATCATAAATAGCCAATCGTTGGTGTATTTTTCTATTAACTTAATGCATAAGTCACATgggtaatgctttgtttttgttgactgaaaaaaatatatacggtGAGTATTATCACTAAATCTGACTGTACGTCAGGGGAAAGTGTTTGAGAAGTCCCACCCAAGTCAAAGGGGATTATTTGCACAAGGAACAGACCATTAATACAAATCAGTACTTAACCAAACAAACATGATTCTATTACAAGGGTAGCAAAGATTAATATAGCAATAGCATCCGTAGCGATTCAGTTATGATAATGGCACCACTGGGGCTCATGCCCCAAGCAAAATGAGGTATTATCTGCATCGATATTTCAGCCTTTTTGTCAATGTCTTAAATGAAGGATTGCCTTAGCGATTTAAGTTTCTTTGATGACCAGTTCTTAACTCACTGATGCAATGGGTCTGGTGAGGACAAGTGCTTAGGTACTGATGGATATAATTGGAGCCCATGTTTAATGTCAGTGGAAAAGTGCTCATGTACACATTTCCAATATCTTTAACATTTGGGTTTATGAATAAAGTGGGTTGCTCCAATTTTgtcttatttacagtaaaaatgacattttcttcTACTGTAGTCTGACTAGTCATGTGTCCCTTTGTGTAGGTgtcacatgtactgtatatagagaGCATGTGTTTTATCAGACATGGCTGTctttgtacagtacatgtaaaatcttttgttttgatTCCCTTTATTTCTAAAGCATAGCAATGAATCGATTAaaaacatatcattttttttcagttcttcaatccgTGCTTGGTTTCCTAGCAAACTGATTAAATGTAAGGGTTTAAACAAAAGACAGCAATGTTGTTATCAATTTTCTGTTAATCTGCCCAAACCTATGCAGGTAGCCTGTTACCTTAATGTAAATCATATTTGTTGGGCTGTAGCCTTTGTAGACATAGTGAcctatagtttatttattttgctctaagCCTATTACAAAATCAATAAACAattttttgttactgtttgttttctCCTCTGTATATCCCCCTGAGTCCTGCACCATGACTCTCCAGCAACACCCCTACTGTTTCTGGAGAGTGGAACGACCCTATTCCTCCACATGCCAACATACAGGGGCTGTAACAACAACCAGGCTAAAAAAAGGAACCCCCTTCCAGCTTAGTCAAGGAAGCCACTTCTTTAGTTCACTTGGTATAGGCCGTGTCTTGGAGCCAGAAGTGTGTGAGTTCAGATCTCGAAATACAATTCTTACTAGGCTGCAGTACCCCTTACATTATGCTACTgtggttatttgtttaataacttTGCCTTACTGAAATTTCTTACAACGGTCACCACACACTTTGCGCTGCTGCGGGTAAAGCTTGAAACTGGCTTTTCATGCTGCCATTGAGTTGTCTTGTGAAGCACCTGCCTCCTCCCTTGAGTCGTGTTTGCAATACTGCCTGTCTTGCTTTACTACTCCTCCAGAGTCTAACAGAGAacacttgtatgttatttccCTAAATCCTGGGGGACAGCCATTGACCTCCGCTTCGAGGACAATGACCCCTTTGACTGCGGGGATGAAGACATGAAACCTTTGTGGATTAATTAGATTTAGAATACAATTCATTTGGCTGTTTTGGAATGCAAAACTTGGGTGAGTCGCAGTTCAGGTTACAATAGTCCTTTCAATACTCACAAATCATAATTCAATATGTAAATACATGCACATACATGTGTATTGGTTTGCATTTTTGGAATACATTATCTTTTACACGTTCCCAGTATTTAAATTCCAATGTTACACCGGGTTATGTCAACAACCCCACAAGATGCATAACATGACACAACCCAATGAGATGGTGTTGTAAGGGGAATTACATTGTTATTGATGTCTTGGTAGCATAGCAGTTGCTACAGACTTGCGTGTGTCATGCAAAACAGATTGGCTTACTTCTGTTGTTTTTAGTCGGGGAATATATGTTGTTAACTTTCTAATTCTTTGCAAAATTAGCAGTCACCACAggtttataaatacaattttcTTTATGAAAAAGCTGCGTACTCGTCCTTTTGTTGAAAAATGCCTGTTCGTGTGAGCAACATGCTTCCATCTGGAGTACATTCATTCACAACAGAATGTCCTGGAATTGAGCAATCCCCACCTCTTGTGATGCTCTTCCTTGCGCTACACTTTATTAAAGCGGTATGCAACACAGCATAGGAATGAATTGTTCCGGTTTATATTAAACCGTAGAGCTGGATTCTCAGAGTGTTCGTAACTCACCTTCCCAACTGAAATATGACACAAACATACTTTCATATTTAATTCACAAG
Encoded proteins:
- the LOC117425893 gene encoding zinc finger protein 536-like isoform X3 yields the protein MEETSLCLGVSSAVPEAEAHLNSTVLNGQYPISQKLHQLTAQLGHAFPDLHNRQIPEEKAATPLDEKSHLSFASQPISSQMALLANHLNRDIDSSLAMNGRVDLQQFLNGQNLGIMSQMNDIEDDARKNRKYPCPLCGKRFRFNSILSLHMRTHTGEKPFKCPYCDHRAAQKGNLKIHLRTHKLGNLGKGRGRVREENRLLHELEERAILRDKQMKGSLLQPRPDMKQQQQPPQQHQLQPMQTQLQQQQQIPIAPCSLPTLTSHSTPENTSLLAPSPKPAQEEQAAPPTGFRCTFCKGKFKKREELDRHIRILHKPYKCTLCDFAASQEEDLISHVEKAHITAESAQGQGSSGNGDKPANEFRCEVCSQVFSQAWFLKGHMRKHKDSFEHCCQICGRRFKEPWFLKNHMKVHLNKLSIKSKSPTDSEVPVTINSMAQETHANLYSRYISCLQSGYLSPDKTGLGDQNQMLSKAAITMKEKEMLGKLLAPVGGMGHSLGEGEKRSLLGCLNLVPPLKSSCMERLQAAAKVAEIDPINNYQTWQIMARGMAMDQAFLSKEHQQVTCSQEETLANAGILFAKEKRDYLLMAADGSKQKLHTEAVQCAKSSDLVSGKDGNSENSREFMPRSLGQSLEYSIPSMKEKSTECSDCGRVFRTYHQVVVHSRVHKRDRKPGEEGIRVCLDERRGSASDPETQSISRSTTPGSSNITEESGAGGGLSQTGSAQEDSPHPSSPSSGEKPYKCPHCDYAGTQSASLKYHLERHHRERQNGGGALSGHPQEHKEDHGAGKSSVFIRPDILRGVFKGVPSMDFRGGHMLPHHWASGMLSSRERHMQCSSMASDPPSENLKGSEASGEGVPSFSDLGRAYQSMVGNGVNFQGSLQAFMDNVVLSSLKKDKEMKEKPFSECPDMKAKTTEQSEEKTVAKPSEGKPEKSQYEPLDLSIRPDSASLPGSSVTIQDNIAWHGCLFCSFTTSSMELMALHLQANHLGKNKRKESILDIAGMSKDHIGESYSTNKASLAINAIQSGKKATVSKQATHVDKMNQQQQGKESLGEQKTSTWPNHMDTNVSLQNDFFKQFSSYATSSRAGSQGSSHEAEKMIQTSDSSNLKPTSLTNRCASDKLSDKVFCDEMETSEEQDQSEDEVRAADHSNNESANEKQNSDDEDEARAADHSNNESATEKQDSDGEDEDDDHDYDDDDDDDDDDEEDDDESRDQMQTESAAKDSLGLMSSMSLEKQWQGMNLLSSQGVPPGVVKPEQAHLEQQMNMLSVLRAYSTENLAVFNGLGNSSNTTGGIKRPDLPAQRPFQCRYCPYSASQKGNLKTHVLCVHRMPFDNSQYPDRRFKRSRVDSDTSGNSEDMNAMTPGSSGENTPEAGRVQE